One window from the genome of Thermodesulfobacteriota bacterium encodes:
- a CDS encoding DUF72 domain-containing protein, which produces MILIGTSGYNYPHWWNGVFYPSDLPQRQWLEFYARSFPTVELNVTFYRLPKREVFEGWYKRTPKGFTFAVKGSRFITHVQRLKECREPLTLFFDQASPLKEKMGVLLWQLPPRFPFEKERLEAFCGLLSTLPGSKSIRHAFEFRDESWLCEECFRMLETFRFGCCISHGSRLPYTERVTADFVYLRLHGGEVLYGSNYSDGELKEWARKIKGWVGKKGDAFVYFNNDAHGFAVKNALSLQRLIESPGPPS; this is translated from the coding sequence ATGATCCTGATCGGGACCAGCGGCTATAATTACCCCCACTGGTGGAACGGCGTCTTTTATCCCTCCGATCTTCCTCAGAGGCAGTGGCTCGAATTCTATGCCCGGTCCTTCCCTACCGTTGAACTCAACGTGACCTTCTATCGGCTTCCCAAGAGGGAGGTCTTCGAGGGGTGGTATAAACGGACCCCGAAAGGTTTCACTTTCGCTGTCAAAGGAAGCCGTTTTATCACTCACGTCCAGCGCCTGAAGGAGTGCAGAGAACCCCTCACCCTCTTCTTCGATCAGGCCTCCCCCTTGAAAGAGAAGATGGGGGTCCTCCTCTGGCAACTTCCCCCTCGGTTTCCTTTTGAAAAGGAGAGGCTCGAGGCCTTCTGTGGGCTTCTTTCGACCCTCCCCGGATCGAAATCGATCCGCCATGCCTTCGAATTTCGGGACGAATCCTGGCTCTGCGAGGAGTGTTTCAGGATGCTCGAGACGTTTCGATTCGGATGTTGTATCTCCCACGGCTCAAGGCTTCCCTACACCGAGAGGGTGACCGCCGATTTTGTCTATCTCCGGCTCCACGGTGGCGAGGTCCTCTATGGGTCCAATTATTCGGATGGGGAGTTAAAAGAGTGGGCAAGAAAAATTAAAGGCTGGGTCGGGAAGAAGGGGGATGCCTTTGTCTATTTCAATAACGATGCCCATGGGTTCGCGGTGAAGAATGCCCTTTCCCTTCAGCGACTGATAGAATCCCCCGGGCCGCCCTCATGA
- a CDS encoding rhomboid family intramembrane serine protease — MAYYRIQFGYGFPPVIKTLMILMGAFFLLQMLVSHRIELYLGLVPILVWKRYFLWQLVTYLFLHGGIAHLLLNLLALWWFGGELENYWGSKKFLIYFFFCGIGAALCTVVFTPHQMVPVVGASGAIYGILLAFGWLFPNRPIYLYFLFPIPAKYMVILFGLIALLSSAEGSGGRIAHLTHLGGLLFGLFYMGYPWVRRKIRREYYKWKWTRRGPNRWDGYH, encoded by the coding sequence ATGGCCTACTATCGCATCCAGTTCGGATATGGGTTCCCACCGGTCATCAAAACCCTGATGATCCTGATGGGAGCCTTCTTTCTCCTCCAGATGCTGGTCAGCCATCGGATCGAACTCTACCTGGGCCTCGTCCCCATCCTGGTCTGGAAACGCTATTTTCTCTGGCAGCTCGTCACCTATCTTTTCCTTCACGGAGGAATCGCCCACCTCCTCCTGAATCTTCTCGCCCTTTGGTGGTTCGGGGGAGAGCTGGAGAATTACTGGGGGTCTAAGAAGTTTTTGATCTACTTCTTCTTCTGCGGGATCGGGGCTGCGCTCTGCACGGTGGTTTTCACCCCCCACCAGATGGTCCCCGTGGTCGGTGCCTCCGGTGCCATTTACGGAATTCTGCTGGCCTTCGGCTGGCTCTTTCCGAACCGTCCTATCTACCTATATTTCCTCTTTCCCATCCCTGCCAAATATATGGTAATCCTATTCGGCCTCATCGCTCTTCTCTCCTCCGCCGAGGGATCGGGGGGGAGAATCGCCCACCTCACTCACCTGGGGGGCCTCCTCTTCGGCCTTTTCTATATGGGTTATCCCTGGGTTCGGAGAAAGATTCGTCGAGAATATTACAAATGGAAGTGGACCAGGCGAGGGCCGAACCGCTGGGACGGATATCACTGA